A section of the Veillonella criceti genome encodes:
- the mutM gene encoding bifunctional DNA-formamidopyrimidine glycosylase/DNA-(apurinic or apyrimidinic site) lyase: MPELPEVEIIKRYIHEQTVGKTVASVESLLPRMWRNCPPQVAASLVTGQTIEAVKRRGKYLIITFQQTSLQLIIHLKLTGRLIYRSTATVERFDRILFYFTDGTLLAYGDVRTLGALYLFESPKQIDLKAYLQMGVEPLSQSFTSGKLYELTRRSTMPIKPFLLSQQYVAGIGNIYADEALFLAHVLPTRPADSLIESETKALHRALRKVLRDSLARGGTSFRDYKNGAGGKGQNQEHLLVYGRGGKPCMHCKRPLQDMTLRGRHTVFCSHCQK; this comes from the coding sequence ATGCCAGAATTACCAGAAGTAGAGATTATCAAACGATATATTCATGAACAGACTGTTGGCAAAACGGTGGCATCGGTCGAATCTTTATTGCCACGTATGTGGCGAAATTGTCCGCCACAAGTAGCAGCGTCTTTGGTTACGGGTCAAACGATTGAAGCTGTTAAACGGCGTGGAAAATATCTCATCATTACGTTTCAACAGACTTCGTTACAGTTAATTATTCATTTAAAACTAACAGGGCGTTTAATTTATCGCTCAACGGCTACGGTGGAACGCTTTGATCGTATTTTATTTTATTTTACTGATGGCACTTTGCTCGCTTATGGTGATGTGCGTACTTTAGGCGCTTTATATCTTTTTGAATCACCTAAGCAGATTGATTTAAAAGCATATTTGCAAATGGGGGTAGAGCCCTTGAGTCAATCGTTTACGAGTGGTAAACTATATGAGTTGACTCGGCGAAGTACTATGCCTATTAAGCCTTTTTTATTGAGCCAGCAATATGTGGCGGGGATTGGCAATATTTATGCCGATGAAGCTTTATTCTTAGCCCATGTATTACCAACTCGCCCCGCCGACTCTTTGATAGAGAGTGAAACGAAGGCGTTGCATCGAGCGTTACGCAAAGTATTGCGTGATAGTTTAGCCCGTGGCGGTACTAGTTTTAGGGACTATAAAAATGGTGCTGGTGGCAAAGGGCAAAATCAAGAGCATTTATTGGTCTATGGTCGAGGTGGGAAACCTTGTATGCATTGTAAACGACCATTACAGGATATGACATTACGGGGACGTCATACCGTATTTTGCAGTCATTGTCAAAAGTAA
- the coaE gene encoding dephospho-CoA kinase (Dephospho-CoA kinase (CoaE) performs the final step in coenzyme A biosynthesis.) yields MYKIGLTGGIASGKSTVSEWLAQKGAPVIDADVVAREVVALGTPGLSELVAYFGDSILQGDGTLDRPKLGAIIFNDEAKRKMLNDILHRYIHERIDELAMMHYEQGFGAVIYDIPLLIETNWYKEMDEVWLVALEPEVQKARLMARNGLSEEEAQARISSQMSLADKKTYSQVIIDNNGTLEELMDQLIQLWQTKGDLFAKEDS; encoded by the coding sequence ATGTATAAAATTGGATTAACTGGTGGTATTGCCTCAGGCAAAAGCACTGTTTCAGAATGGTTGGCCCAAAAAGGGGCCCCTGTAATTGATGCCGATGTGGTCGCTCGTGAAGTGGTGGCCCTAGGCACACCGGGGTTAAGTGAATTAGTAGCTTATTTTGGTGATTCTATTTTACAAGGGGATGGAACACTCGATAGACCTAAGTTAGGGGCTATTATTTTCAATGATGAAGCTAAACGTAAAATGTTAAATGATATATTACATCGTTACATTCATGAACGAATTGATGAATTAGCTATGATGCATTATGAACAAGGATTCGGTGCGGTGATTTACGATATTCCTTTACTTATTGAGACTAATTGGTATAAAGAGATGGATGAAGTGTGGTTAGTTGCCTTAGAACCAGAAGTACAAAAAGCACGTCTTATGGCTCGAAATGGATTGAGTGAAGAAGAGGCACAGGCGCGTATATCTAGTCAAATGTCCTTGGCTGATAAGAAGACCTATAGTCAAGTTATTATTGATAATAATGGCACCCTTGAAGAGTTAATGGATCAGTTAATCCAATTGTGGCAGACAAAAGGGGATTTATTTGCTAAGGAGGATTCATGA
- a CDS encoding lytic transglycosylase domain-containing protein has protein sequence MRGSTFLAWCLVLLGWYYFCVGEPYLARTYAYPLEHSEIVYAEAQANKVPYSLVAGVILAESKFNEHAESAPGALGLMQLMPDTAHWIAEQLDEAKLTDSDIRKPATNIKLGTWYLAYLLDEFKGNKVLALAAYNAGRGHVEEWMTQYGWTTEFDAIDEIPFPETREYVATVLKNEAHYESLYSVNRK, from the coding sequence ATGAGAGGCTCTACATTTCTAGCCTGGTGTTTGGTTCTGTTAGGTTGGTACTACTTTTGTGTAGGCGAGCCTTATTTAGCACGGACGTATGCCTATCCATTAGAACATAGTGAAATTGTGTATGCAGAAGCGCAAGCTAATAAAGTTCCATATTCATTGGTGGCGGGTGTCATTTTAGCAGAAAGTAAATTCAATGAACATGCTGAATCAGCACCAGGTGCTTTAGGGCTTATGCAACTTATGCCAGACACGGCGCACTGGATTGCAGAACAATTAGATGAAGCAAAATTGACAGATAGTGATATTCGTAAACCGGCTACGAATATAAAATTAGGTACTTGGTATTTAGCGTATTTATTAGACGAATTTAAGGGCAATAAAGTATTAGCTTTGGCTGCTTATAATGCAGGGCGTGGTCATGTAGAAGAGTGGATGACACAATATGGTTGGACCACGGAGTTTGATGCAATTGATGAAATACCTTTTCCTGAAACACGTGAATATGTAGCTACTGTCCTTAAGAATGAGGCTCATTATGAGTCACTATATTCAGTGAATCGTAAGTAG
- the rimP gene encoding ribosome maturation factor RimP — protein sequence MKREAVEEFVASIVEGIVEGTDMELVDVEYVRERDWYLRVYLDKPGGVDLDDCQIVSEKLSEVLDAKDPIKENYLLEVSSPGLDRVLKKDKDFVRYNGSDVDVQLFKPIDGKKQFTGALAGFSDTTITITVGEEPIELERSAIAQIRLHFEF from the coding sequence ATGAAAAGAGAAGCCGTCGAAGAATTTGTAGCTTCTATTGTAGAAGGTATTGTAGAAGGTACAGATATGGAGCTAGTAGACGTAGAATACGTCCGGGAACGGGATTGGTATTTACGTGTATACTTAGACAAGCCAGGTGGGGTAGACCTTGATGACTGTCAGATAGTTAGCGAAAAGTTAAGTGAAGTGTTAGATGCGAAAGATCCAATTAAGGAGAATTACTTATTAGAAGTATCGTCTCCAGGCCTTGATCGTGTACTTAAAAAAGATAAAGACTTTGTGCGCTATAATGGCTCCGACGTTGATGTACAACTGTTTAAGCCGATAGATGGGAAAAAACAATTTACTGGAGCATTAGCTGGTTTTTCCGATACGACGATCACTATTACGGTTGGTGAGGAGCCGATTGAATTGGAACGCAGTGCCATTGCTCAGATTCGCTTACATTTTGAATTTTAA
- the nusA gene encoding transcription termination factor NusA yields the protein MSQELVQAVMVLTKQKGVSPEVVFESLEASLLQAYRKEPGSNQEAYVELNRETGEYKVFAKKTVVADVEDPEKEIALAEAQQKDMRFEVGDIVEVDVTPKNFGRSAAHTAKQMLIQRLKEAERSIVYEEYFSREGDIITGLVQRVEGRNVFVDLGKTEAILPPAEQIPTETYKAGDRIKCYIVEVKKTTKGPQIMISRTHPGLLKRLFELEVPEIYEGVIELKSVAREPGMRSKIAVVSRDETIDAVGACVGPKGQRVQNIVDELHDEKIDIVKWDEDPAVYIANSLSPAKVISVDVDEEEKTSRVVVPDYQLSLAIGKAGQNARLAAKLTNWKIDIKSETQADTEESSAEVSVESLLEEDGEA from the coding sequence GTGAGTCAAGAATTAGTACAGGCAGTTATGGTGTTAACCAAACAAAAGGGTGTGTCACCAGAAGTGGTGTTTGAGTCCTTGGAGGCATCATTATTGCAGGCTTATCGTAAAGAGCCAGGCTCTAATCAAGAAGCATATGTAGAATTAAATCGTGAAACTGGTGAATATAAAGTATTTGCTAAGAAAACAGTAGTAGCGGACGTGGAAGACCCTGAAAAAGAAATTGCCTTAGCTGAGGCACAACAAAAAGATATGCGTTTTGAAGTGGGCGATATTGTAGAAGTGGATGTAACACCTAAGAATTTTGGTCGTAGTGCAGCACACACAGCGAAACAAATGTTGATTCAGCGTTTAAAAGAAGCGGAACGCAGTATTGTATATGAAGAATACTTTAGCCGTGAAGGTGATATTATTACAGGCTTAGTACAGCGTGTTGAAGGGCGCAATGTATTCGTTGACTTAGGTAAAACGGAAGCTATTTTACCACCAGCGGAACAGATTCCTACAGAAACATATAAAGCGGGCGATCGCATTAAATGCTATATTGTAGAAGTAAAGAAAACTACCAAAGGTCCACAGATTATGATTAGTCGTACCCATCCTGGCCTTTTAAAACGTTTATTTGAATTAGAAGTTCCTGAGATATATGAAGGCGTTATTGAATTAAAATCTGTTGCTCGTGAACCAGGTATGCGTTCTAAAATTGCAGTAGTATCTCGTGATGAAACAATTGATGCTGTAGGTGCCTGTGTAGGGCCTAAAGGACAACGTGTTCAAAATATCGTTGATGAATTACATGATGAAAAAATCGATATTGTAAAATGGGATGAAGATCCAGCAGTTTACATTGCAAATTCTTTAAGTCCAGCTAAAGTTATTTCTGTTGATGTGGACGAAGAAGAAAAAACATCAAGGGTTGTTGTTCCTGATTATCAATTGTCATTGGCGATTGGTAAAGCGGGGCAGAATGCTCGTTTAGCGGCTAAATTAACAAACTGGAAGATTGATATTAAGAGTGAAACACAAGCTGATACAGAAGAATCTAGTGCTGAGGTTTCCGTAGAATCCCTCCTTGAAGAGGATGGTGAAGCTTAA
- the rnpM gene encoding RNase P modulator RnpM: MKKKSPPMRICVGCGELRNKKEMLRIVVSPEGTIAIDRTGKAAGRGAYIEPKTECFETAYKAKRLERSLKRAVSADIYENLRSELFSNEE; this comes from the coding sequence ATGAAGAAGAAATCACCACCAATGCGCATTTGTGTAGGCTGTGGCGAACTTCGGAATAAGAAAGAGATGTTGCGCATTGTAGTATCGCCAGAAGGAACCATTGCGATTGATCGCACTGGCAAAGCAGCGGGGCGTGGCGCTTATATTGAGCCAAAAACAGAATGTTTTGAAACAGCATATAAAGCAAAGCGTTTAGAGCGCTCTTTAAAACGAGCCGTTTCAGCTGATATATATGAGAATCTGCGATCTGAATTATTCTCGAATGAGGAATAA
- a CDS encoding L7Ae/L30e/S12e/Gadd45 family ribosomal protein, with amino-acid sequence MDTTKLKNLLGMAQRAGKLLSGDFVAEKAIKRGQIPLALLALDCAKNNAEKYNWLAQQHNVPLREVLSKAELGQAIGKEQRAIVLVNDAGFAKAMLKEIDN; translated from the coding sequence ATGGATACGACTAAATTAAAAAACTTGCTAGGTATGGCACAACGGGCTGGAAAGTTATTGTCCGGTGATTTTGTAGCAGAAAAAGCGATAAAGCGTGGTCAGATACCATTAGCCCTATTAGCTTTGGATTGTGCAAAAAATAATGCAGAAAAATATAATTGGTTAGCCCAGCAACATAATGTTCCTTTACGTGAGGTACTCAGTAAAGCTGAATTAGGGCAAGCTATCGGAAAAGAACAACGAGCTATTGTTCTCGTCAATGATGCGGGATTTGCCAAAGCAATGCTCAAAGAAATAGATAATTGA